ATACATTAAAACGCATAGCTTTAACTACATTTGAGACCAATAAAAATTAAGACCATCAAAACAAACCCAAACTTTCACTCAAACAACAAGCATAAATCTGGATACGATTTAGATACTTTATGTCATTCATATCCAGATTTAAAAGGGTTTATATTTGAAAATAAATATCAGAATAAAACGATCGATTTTGCAAACCCAAAGGCTGTAAAAGCATTAAATACAGCATTGTTGTTTACGTATTATGACATTAAATTCTGGGAATTTCCTGATAGTAATTTATGCCCCCCGGTTCCCGGTCGTGTGGATTATTTACATCATTTAGCAGATCTACTAAAACAATCGCGTGTTCATGAGAATATAAATGTTTTAGATATAGGGACTGGTGCCAGTTGTATTTACCCTATTCTTGGTAATGCAGCGTACCATTGGAATTTTGTTGGGACGGATATTGATAAAAAGTCATTACAACATGCACAAGACATCATTTCAAAAAACGAATTAGACAAATCAATTACATTAAGGCACCAAATTAATAGTTCAAACATTCTTAAAGGTGTTTTAAAAGAATCAGATACATTTTCTGCTGCTATTTGTAATCCACCTTTTTATAAATCGGAAATAGAAGCTTTGGAAGCTACTAAGCGAAAACTAAAAGGTTTAAATAAGGAGGATACTGCTATTGTTAGGAATTTTTCAGGAACTCACAACGAACTGTGGTATAAAGGTGGTGAAAAGGCTTTTATTCACAACTATTTATATGAAAGCTCTTTGTTTAAAGACCGTTGTTTCTGGTTTACGACCTTAGTATCTGCAAAAGATTTGGTAAGAGGGATGCAAGTGTCTTTAAAAAAGTTGGGAGCTACAGAAGTTAAAGTTATTAATATGGGGCAAGGCAATAAAATATCTAGAATTGTGGCATGGACTTTTTTAGATAAAACAGATATATCATTACAAAGAGAGAACTAGTTTGCATTGAGGACAGTTGAAGTGCGACGGTCTATCATAATGATTTTTAGGTTAACAGATTACCATTGCAAATAAAAATTTGCTTCACAATAACTCAACTATTAAGCTTTTTTCTTCCTATGATCCGTTTTAATAAATAATCCTACCTGTAATCTATGTAAGTTTATGTCTTTTTTAAACAGATACCGGTTTAAATACCCTAATTGTAGGTTACAAGATTTGGAAAGGTTTATACCAAGAGCGGTATAAAATCTGTTTGCAGTAGAGAAGTCATCTTCAATAGTGGAAAGCACTTCATTTTTTATACGAATAAAAAACAATTTGTTTAATTTAATTTTTGTTCCCACTCGATACCGTAATCTATGTTTTGTTGAATGTCCTTCTCTAAGATTAAACATACGGTGTTCAATTCTAAATCGATGATCAATAGGTAAGTTACTAAGTTTATGTTTATAAGTAATTTGTTCAGATATTCTATTTTCAAATGTGTGGCTTCCTTCTATAGATTCTATGCTTTTATCAATATCTAAAAAACTATACCCCAGTTCAACTTTTAATTTATTATTTATATGATAGTTTAAACCTACTTTGGCAAGGAATAAATTTAGGTTTGTGGTTGGTTCATAGGCCCAAATTTCTCCACCAGCAACAATGCTTAATTTATTTGAGATTCTATGATTACCAAAATAAGTATACCATGTGCCTAATTTGTCTTCGGGTGAAGTTTGAGAGTAACTTAAAGATATAGTTAGTATAAAAACTAAGGCAGTTATATAGTATTTCATGTGTATTTAATATTTGTTTTTATCGATCACATGTAGCTTCCATTATAATCATTCCCTTGGGTATCGACTGTTCATTATGGAAGTTTCATGATTTTAAATTTTTGGATTTGGGCAATAAAATATCGAGCATTATAATTTTGTGATGCTTTATCTGCTATAAAGATCAATAAGAGAAAAGGAGCTCATTTTGAGCTCCTTTTCCGGTTAAATAAGAACCTATTAAAAGTGTTCGTGTAAATGATGGTGTTCATCAATTAGTGGTCCACCTTCAATAATCTGTTCAGATGCTTGACCTGCAAATTTTTCAAAGTTTAAGTGGAATGAGTGTGCTAACTGAATAGCTTTACCAACATATGCACCCTTTTTTAACCATGTGTTCATAGGGTCTAAAATTTCAGATGGAACCCCTGGACAATATTTAGGCATATATAAGCCGAAAATAAAGTTTTGCTCGTAATCTACATTGTCTAAGTCTCCGTTAAGGATTGCAGTAATCATAGCTCTTGTATATTTTAATTTTATACGAGATCCTACGCCATAAGGCCCTGCACTCCACCCTGTATTAATTAACCATACATTGACACCGGCTTCTTGCATTTTTTTGCTTAACATTTCACCATAAACAGTTGGATGTAACGGCATAAATGGTTCTCCAAAACAAGCAGAGAAAGAAGGTACGGGTTCTGTAATACCAGCTTCTGTTCCTGCAACTTTAGCAGTATAACCAGAGATAAAGTGATAAGCAGCTTGCCCTGGTGTTAATTTTGATACTGGAGGTAACACACCAAAAGCATCACATGTTAAAAAGAATATGTTTTTAGGGTTGTCTGCATAAAGTGTTTCCTGAATATTATCAATGTGATAAATAGGGTAGCTTACACGCGTGTTTTGAGTAATGCTACTGTCTTCATAATCTATGTCTCCATCATCTTTAAATACAACATTTTCTAGTATAGCTCCTGGTTTAACAGCTCTAAAAATGTCTGGTTCTTTTTCTTCAGTTAAGTCAATAACTTTTGCATAACATCCACCTTCAAAGTTAAAAATAGTGTTGTCTGCTGTCCATCCATGCTCATCATCACCAATTAATTTTCTATTTGGATCTGCAGATAATGTTGTTTTTCCTGTCCCAGAAAGTCCAAAGAAAATAGCTGTGTCTCCATACTTTCCAACATTTGCTGAGCAGTGCATTGGTAGTACATTTTTCTCAACAGGTAAAATCATGTTTAATGCTGAGAAAATACCTTTTTTCATTTCACCAGTATATGCAGATCCTCCAACTAAAGCTATTTTTTGAGTAAAGTTTAGAATTGAGAAATTACCTTGACGGATGCCATAAGCTTCCGGGTCTGGACAAACATATCCTGGAGCGCAAAGAATGAGCCAATCTTCTTTAAAGTTTTCTAATTCTTTTTCGCTAGGTCTTAAGAACATATTGTAAACAAATAAGTTAGACCAAGGTAGTTCGGTTACAGTTCTAATATTTGTTCGATATTCCGGTTCTGCACATACATAACCATCTCTTGCATAAATTTCTTTTCCAGAAAGATAGTTTGTTATTTCATTTTTAAGTTTATCGAAATTTTCTGGAGATACTGGTTTATTTGTTTTCCCCCACCAAACTTTATCGGCAGTGTAATCATCTTTTACCAGAAAACGATCTTTAGGAGAACGTCCGGTAAATTTACCTGTATTAACAGCAAGCGTTCCGTTTGCAGTTTCTTTTCCCATACCTTTCTCAACGGTAATTTGTTGAAGCTTCTCTGGAGATAAATTCCAATTCACTTTCACGTCTTTTAAGCCATACTGTTCTAAACCCGTATGCTTAGCTGTTGTTGCATCTTTCATTTTGTTCAATTTTAAGGTTCCTATTAATATTTTTTTAGTTTTTAAAAAGGCCATATTATTGGCACTAGTATTAAGGTTATTATAAAAAATAGAAGTAGCAATGGCGCTCCTACTTTTAGGTAATTCATGAATTTGTATCCACCTGCGGTCATCACCATGGCATTAGTTGTTGTTCCTATTGGTGTTAAAAATGCTGTTGACGCACTTATAGCAACCACTATCATAAAAGGAGCAGGGGAGAGATTTAACGAGTTTGCAGCAAGTATAGCAATAGGTGCCATTAAAACGGCTGTTGCTGAGTTATTAATTACTTGGCTAAACGTTGTTGTTAGTAAAAACACACCACCTAATAATAATACGGGGTGAATAGATCCTAAATAATTTACCAAACCATTGGCTATTACCTGTGCAGTTCCTGTTTTTTGTAGAGCCACTCCCATGGGTATCATAGCTGCAATCATAACAACACTCGTCCAACTGATGCCTTTATAAGCTTTAGAAATTGGAACACAGCCAGTTAGTAAAACAATACCGGCAGAAATTAATGCTGCGATTGAACCTGGGACTATTTTAAAGACCATAAATATAATCATGAGTACTAAAGCGCCTAAAGCGATATAAGATTTTGAGTTTAGACTCTCAATATTTTTAGCCATACCTTCCGGACTACCAATAATTACTAGGTTTTCATGTTGCTTTTTTAAATCGTCTATATGTTCCCAGGTACCTCTTATTATAAAAGCATCACCAGCTTTTACGGTAATTTCTTTTTCTTGTAAGGGGGTATTGTTTCTTGAGGCTGCTAAAAGCTGAATGCCATATCGTTTAAAATATTCACCTAACTTGTATTTTCTACCAACCAACATAGAATTTGGATTTACGATAATTTCGGTCATACCAACCTCCTGATTAATTAGATTGTGTTTTAATTCATCTGTAATAGGCTCAAGAGGTAATAGCCCTAACCTGAAGGTGATCATCAGTTTGTTAATAGCTTCAGTATCTCCTTTTACAGTTACAATGTCATGATAGAATAACTCTGTTTTTGGATTTGGAAATTCTTCAAAAGCAGGGACACCTTTTAAAACATTTGGATGTCTTCTTTTTACACGGATGATGGTAACATTATAATTTTTTTCAAATAGCCAATCTTCAATTTTTGTATTAATTAATGGTGATAATAATCTTATGCGTAATCTATAATAGCCATTATCAATTTTATAAGCTTCTATCCAATTATGTAAGGTTGAATCAATGTTTACAGGTTTATTATTTGTTTTATTTTTTGGTAATAGTCTGTATCCTATATATCTGAAATAAATTAATGCGACTATTAATAAAGGAATACCTATTAACGAAAATTCAAAGAAAGAGAATCCTTCAAAACCAGCATCTAATAAAGCATTACTAGCAATAATATTTGGTGGTGTGCCAGTTAGAGTTAGTAAACCCCCGGTATTAGAACCAAAAGCTACAGGCATTAACATTTTTGATGGAAGGGTGCCAATACTCCAGGCTGATGATATAGTAAGAGGCATTAAAGTTGCTACTGTACCTGTATTACTTACAAATCCAGATAATATACCAGCACCTAATGTTACAATGACTAATAGCTTGGGAACGCTTTTTCCTGCCCATTCTACAAATTTTTTACCAGCTAAAGCTGTCCAACCGGTTTGAGCGATTCCTTCACCTATAATAAAGAGTGCGGCAATCATAATAACTGTTGGATTACTAAATCCACTTAATGTTTCGGTGGGCGTTAAAATTCCTGTTAAGAATAAACTTATCATAGACATGAGAGCTACAATATCTGGTGTAAACTTTCCCCAGACAAAGAGACCAATTGTAATAATTAAAATGAGGAGCATTAAATAAATCATATCTTGTGATTGTTTATTAGTTTTAGTGTCTAATTAATTATAGAGTAAAATTACATCTGATTACCGCTAATAATTATGACGAATGTCATGCTTTTTACGGGTGTGTTATTTTTGGGAAATTGTGAAGATTTTGAACTATTAGGTGTAGAAAATGAATACGAAAACGTGAGAGTAATAATGAGTTTTTAATGATTTCTTATATATTCAATAGATTTAGATTTAAGGATTGTAAATAATTAACAAAATAGATGGAAAAAACAGAATTCAAGATATCTAAAATGGATTGTCCTTCTGAAGAAAATTTAATTCGGATGAAATTAGAAGGCATAGAATCGATTAAAAATTTAGAATTTGATATTCCAAACCGAAAGCTTTTTGTATTTCATACAGGGCAAATAGATGCTATTGAGAAATCTATAGATGAACTGAATTTGGGAAGTACAAAAAGAAGTACAAAACAAACTAATCAAACTGATTTTAAAGAAGAAATTAATCAAAAGAAACAACTTTGGATTGTACTGAGTATTAATTTCTCTTTTTTTATTATCGAAATGACTACAGGTTTAATTTCTAAATCAATGGGACTTGTTGCTGATAGTTTAGATATGCTTGCCGATAGTTTTGTTTATGGTATTAGCCTTTTTGCTGTTGGAGGAACACTAATTAAGAAAAAACGAATTGCGAAACTTGCTGGTTATTTTCAAATCATACTGGCATCTATTGGTTTTATTGAAGTTTTAAGACGATTTTTAAATGAAGAAGTATTGCCTAATTTTTCAACTATGATAATTGTTTCTATTTTTGCGCTTATAGCAAATGGAATTTGTTTATATGTGCTGCAAAAGACTAAAAAAAAGGAAGAAGTACATATGCAAGCGAGTATGATTTTTACATCAAATGATGTGATTATTAACTTCGGAGTTATCATTGCTGGAATTTTAGTGACTTGGTTAAATTCAAACAAACCAGATCTAATTATAGGAACTATTGTTTTTGTTTTAGTGATTCAAGGCGCTTTTAGAATTTTAAAACTCAGCAAATAAAAAATAAATACTAACAAAAAGTATTATGAAATTAGATATACTAGCTATTGGAGCGCATCCTGATGATGTAGAATTAGGATGTGGTGGTACCATAGCGAAAGAAGTTTCCAACGGGAAAAAAGTAGGTATCATAGATTTAACAAGAGGTGAACTAGGAACACGAGGTACAGCTGAAACAAGAGCTATTGAAGCTAATAATGCTGCTAAAATACTAGGTGTAGCCGTTCGAGTTAATATGGGATTTGCGGATGGTTTTTTTGTAAATGATAAAGAACATCAATTAGAAATCATTAAAATGATTCGTAGGTATCAACCAGACATTGTGCTTTGTAATGCATTTGATGACAGGCATATAGATCATGGTAAAGGAAGTAAACTAGTTAGTGATGCTTGTTTTTTAAGCGGATTAATTAAAATTGAAACTAATGATGGGGAAAAGACGCAAAACCCATGGAGACCTAAGCAAGTATATCATTATATACAATGGAAAAATTTAGAGCCAGATTTAACTGTCGATGTGTCTGGTTTTATAGATAAAAAAATGGCATCTGTACAAGCTTATAAAACACAGTTTTATGATGGTAGTAGTAAAGAACCTGAAACACCTATATCTAGTAAGAACTTTACAGATAGTATTGTTTATAGAGCCAGAGATTTAGGAAGACTAGTAAACGTTGAACATGCTGAAGGTTTCACTGTTGAACGTCATGTTGTGGTAGATAGTTTATTCGATATTAAATAGTTAGAATTTTTAAGCATTTTATTTTTGATATCAATACAAAATATTAAAAAAAGTCTTTGTAGAAAAGGTTTAAATCAATTACATTTGCACACGCATTACAAAATGCAAGTTACACGGTGGTTGTAGCTCAGTTGGTTAGAGCATTGGTTTGTGGTACCAAGGGTCGCCGGTTCGAATCCGGTCTTCCACCCAAAAGCAAAAGCCTTTCAATTTATTGAAAGGCTTTTTTTGTTTTTAGACTTAGACTGTTTTAACTGATAAATAAGGTGTTATTGTGTAATACCATTTCTGTTATAATAGGGTTGGTTATCTATCTAATAATACCATACCTTGTTCTTAAAGCGTATAATTTTATTAGCAATTTTTAAAGGTTTTTATGTCATAATATTATCATTAAGAACTGTAGTCTGGTGCCCAATAGTTCCCAGAAATGGTAATCATAGAAAGCAATTTTATCGTGTTTGAATAATAATCTCCATCCACTAAATCATTCTGTGATATTAAATTTTCGTATAAATTATTTAGCCAAGTCTGGTTATTGATATCCGTCATTGCTCCAACAGCAAATGGACCAACGAATGTTACATCATTCCATGTAAATATTTTGGTACCATCCAAATTATAGCCATTGGAAATATTATTTACGTTGCCAGAAGTAGATGTGGCTAACCAGGTATTCAATTTTGTAATTACTGTTTTCGCCCTGTTGTCACCTGTTATTAAATAATCTGTACTTATCCTCCAAGGAAAACGGCAGGCATTATAATAATAGCTCCCATCATATATTCCTTCCAAATAGTTTTGCCCAGCAGGCATTGCAGTGGTATTGGTGTTTATAATAAAGTCAGGTACTAACCCTGTAGTCGTGTTTTGAACTGTAGCGACCAAATCATAGCATTTATCAACAGTTAAATTCCAATTTGAATTGCCAGTAGCCGTTGAAAAAGATTTAAAATGACTCGTAATAAAATCCGAAGATCTTGTTCCGTAGTAAAAACTCGGATTGTTGGATTTGCTCCAATCTCCTAGTTTCACGGTTGAGGTATTGGGGTTGATTTCATCTTGCATTATTGCATTAATAATGGTTTTTGCTTCTTGCAAGTAATTGATGTCTCCCTCGCTCTTCCATTGAGCATGTGCCAGCAAAAGTGAAAACGCAATATCAATATCACCATCACTAGCCGAACCATCTGCAGAACTAGATACATCATTACATGTTATTTGCTGCCAGTCCATCAAATTATGGTTAATATTACTTGGATGGGATTTGTAATATTTGAACATGCCATCAAAATATAATTTGGCATTATTTTCATGACCAGCCATATAACACATGATCAGCATTCCGTAACCGTGCGCTTCGGAAACTGTTTTTGATTCATTGCTATACTGAATATAATATTCATTAATGTTTCCACAATCATTTTTTAGATATTCTGATTTCCACTCATTGTAAAATGTTTTTGTTTGATTATCTAATTCTGTTTGAGTATAATTATTTGGTTTAATATAATCTCCAACGTAAACAGTATGATTGGGAAATGGATAATTTGACACTTGATCACCTATAGATGGATCTTGTTGACTTGTTGGTGGGGTTTGATTATTTGTACACGTAGCTACAAAAAGTAGTATTGCGAAAATCAGGATTACATTTATAAACTTTACCATAATTAAAATTTTATAGCTATTTTGATAATGAACTCATTTAAACTTTTTTAATTGGCTAAAAAATGGCCCTTTTATACCCATTTTTTATCTTTTTTCCTTTCGTAGCTTAGCTATGCAACTCAAAAACGCCTTCAAATGGAAACAAAATTGCTAATTTTCACTACAATCCAAAAGGTTTAAATGAGTTCAATGTGAGTTAATTATATCTACAGTTTAATTCTTCAATATTTATGTCTAAATACGTTTCTATCATAAAATGCGACATATAATTCGTTTGTTTTTCACCATTTCATCATTATAAAACATGTGCTCAGCTGTTGGCAAGTAGCTTCGGGGATGGTTCGTTTCAAGAAACTCTTTATTTACTATTCTTTAATAGAAGTTATAGCGAGCATAAACCAAGAACCGTGAGGCATCCATTGTTCTGCCCAACGCCAATTTTGAGCAGGGTCTTCTTTGTAGTGATCGGGCATATAGGCAATGTCTGTTTCATCTGTAAATCCAGATGTAATACCGTTTGCAACACCTCCTTTAAAATTAAAGTGATCATTTTCAATGAAATAATCTGGATTGTTAAAACCGATACCGTCTACCATACAGATATCATAAGGGTTTAAACCTAATATCCAATTTATGTTATTGGTTGCTAATTGTATTGCTAAGGGTTTTTGTTGTTCTGTTAAATAAGGTTGCACCATATAAAAAGCACTTGCATAAGATGCTAAACGAGAGTTTTCTCCTTGCCACCAATAACCTGTTTCGTTTTGATGTGGTATAAAAAATGCTGCTCGTTTTTTGTTTTCATTAATCGCTTTTACATATTGTCTAGGGTAACCAAAAGGATTATTTACTTCTGAAGTAATTTTTACTTCAAAATCAAAAGATTTTTGAATGGCATTTATAGCCGTATTTCTAAAATTTTCATCAGTTTCGAACTCTAAAAATCGAGCTAATGCAATTAAAGGCAAACCTGCTTCCACTGCATGAAAATATGGGCGATTACCAGTGTCATCTGCTTGCCACCATCCAGAATAGTTTTCATCACTACTCAATCTATTTGTTAATTGAGTCATTCTTTTTCTAGCATAGTCTAGATACGATGATTCTTTAGTTGCTACAAAAAGTTCTGTGGCAGCTATTAATGCGCAATAATCATCAATTATGTTATCGGTACCATCGTCTGTATAAGCGTTGTTGTTTTTTATAAGATGATTAAAACCTTTAATGGCGGCTGTTAAATAATCCTGCCTGCTATATTCTCCTTTAGAGTTTAGTTGTGAAGCTCTTGCTAGAGCAGCAATAGCTATGCCTCCTCCTTCTCTAAAAGCAGCTTTGTATAGATCGCTTCTTATTCCATCTTGAGTTTTATAGGCGCAAATTTCTCTTCTTTCTGGATCTCCAGACCAATTGTCAAAAATTGTTAAATAAAAATAACCTAATTCATCTTGCATGCGCATTAAAAAATCGGCACCATAAGTAGTTTCTTTTAGCATCCGATTTACAAGATTTTTATCTACATTTTCCTTTTGTTTGTATTTTGAAATCGACTCCATTAAATTCCATACAAAAATTGGAGTTTGCTGAGGAGGCATAAAGTTTGAATAACACAAATGACTGAAGTATTTAGACTTGTCTCCTGAAGCATCATACCATCCGCCATGAACATCTACGGTGTCTTTTCTTGCTCCGAAAAAAGTCATTTTACTATCTTTTTTTTCAAAATCAACTTCGGGATGTTGAGACTCAAAACCTTCTATTAGCAGTTCTAAACCTTTGTCAATCATTGTTTTATTGTCGATTTTAAAAAGTCGACTTTTAAACTCTAATCCATCTATACTAGTGCTAATAGTATACTCACCATCTACGTTAAATTTGCTAAAATCACCAACAAAAGCATTGCCTGTGTTCCAATTATCAATTTGCCCTCCTTTTTTAAAGAGGCCTTTGAAAACAGCGGTATTACTTTGGTCAAGAATTTGAAATTGTTCAGGGACGACATTTGCTTTAGTTTGAAATACGACATTTTTAAAATCAGATTTGTTATAACCCGTATGATTTAAAAGTAAAATAGCTTCGAATGATACTTTAGGTTTGTTGCAACCTACTATAATTAGCATAGCAAATAGGTGCCATATAGTAATAGATTTATTCATGATTGATATTTTTAAATATTAATACTTTTTTAACGTGTTATTTTGAGCATCATAAAATAGAGCGGAAGCTCCTAAGACGTCAATATTTTTGTTTTCTGAAACAACTATTTTAAGATTATTAAGAACATGCTTGTACATAAATGTTTTTACAACTCTAAACATTTCTTTTTTAAAGAAAGAAAAAGCATTTGATATTGCTCCTCCAATAACTATAATTTCAGGGTCAGCGACTAAGAGAATAGCCTTGATTAGGTTTCCTAGATCTTGCCCGTACTGTTCAAAAATTGCCAATGCTATTTTATCATCTTGCTTTGCTCTTTTGTAAAGGGTTTTAAAATCTAAATCATACTTTTCTTTAAAATATGAAGTGCTACAATAGTATTCAAAATCATGTTCTTTATATTGTAAATAACCTAATTCCCCAGCTCCACAATTAGTTCCAGAATATAAATGGTTTTTAAAGATAACTCCGGTTCCCACCCCAGAACCTAATATTAACCCAACAATATTTTCGTAGTTTTTAGCTACTCCAAAATATTTTTCGCCAACTGCAAAGCAATTTGCATCGTTGTTAACATAAACTTTTACTTGAAATCGACTTTCTAAAATGTCCTTAATATGTACTTCTTTCCAAGAAGGAATTTTTTGTATTTGATAAATGACTCCTTGATTTAAATCAACCAATCCTGGAACACCAATGCCAATGCCTTCAATTTCTTTATCAAAAACCTCATCAATAGCCGTAATAACTTCTGAAATCACATGTTCTTTAGAGGCTCTATTGTCAATAATCTTTGTGCAGCTTTTAATTATGTTTCCGTCAAGAATCTTACCTACTTTTATGGTTTTTCCTTCAAGAAGTACGCCGATAATTGGTTTCATATTTTGTTTAGATTTAGTT
The Flavivirga spongiicola genome window above contains:
- the rlmF gene encoding 23S rRNA (adenine(1618)-N(6))-methyltransferase RlmF, producing the protein MRPIKIKTIKTNPNFHSNNKHKSGYDLDTLCHSYPDLKGFIFENKYQNKTIDFANPKAVKALNTALLFTYYDIKFWEFPDSNLCPPVPGRVDYLHHLADLLKQSRVHENINVLDIGTGASCIYPILGNAAYHWNFVGTDIDKKSLQHAQDIISKNELDKSITLRHQINSSNILKGVLKESDTFSAAICNPPFYKSEIEALEATKRKLKGLNKEDTAIVRNFSGTHNELWYKGGEKAFIHNYLYESSLFKDRCFWFTTLVSAKDLVRGMQVSLKKLGATEVKVINMGQGNKISRIVAWTFLDKTDISLQREN
- a CDS encoding DUF2490 domain-containing protein; its protein translation is MKYYITALVFILTISLSYSQTSPEDKLGTWYTYFGNHRISNKLSIVAGGEIWAYEPTTNLNLFLAKVGLNYHINNKLKVELGYSFLDIDKSIESIEGSHTFENRISEQITYKHKLSNLPIDHRFRIEHRMFNLREGHSTKHRLRYRVGTKIKLNKLFFIRIKNEVLSTIEDDFSTANRFYTALGINLSKSCNLQLGYLNRYLFKKDINLHRLQVGLFIKTDHRKKKA
- the pckA gene encoding phosphoenolpyruvate carboxykinase (ATP), yielding MKDATTAKHTGLEQYGLKDVKVNWNLSPEKLQQITVEKGMGKETANGTLAVNTGKFTGRSPKDRFLVKDDYTADKVWWGKTNKPVSPENFDKLKNEITNYLSGKEIYARDGYVCAEPEYRTNIRTVTELPWSNLFVYNMFLRPSEKELENFKEDWLILCAPGYVCPDPEAYGIRQGNFSILNFTQKIALVGGSAYTGEMKKGIFSALNMILPVEKNVLPMHCSANVGKYGDTAIFFGLSGTGKTTLSADPNRKLIGDDEHGWTADNTIFNFEGGCYAKVIDLTEEKEPDIFRAVKPGAILENVVFKDDGDIDYEDSSITQNTRVSYPIYHIDNIQETLYADNPKNIFFLTCDAFGVLPPVSKLTPGQAAYHFISGYTAKVAGTEAGITEPVPSFSACFGEPFMPLHPTVYGEMLSKKMQEAGVNVWLINTGWSAGPYGVGSRIKLKYTRAMITAILNGDLDNVDYEQNFIFGLYMPKYCPGVPSEILDPMNTWLKKGAYVGKAIQLAHSFHLNFEKFAGQASEQIIEGGPLIDEHHHLHEHF
- a CDS encoding SLC13 family permease; this encodes MIYLMLLILIITIGLFVWGKFTPDIVALMSMISLFLTGILTPTETLSGFSNPTVIMIAALFIIGEGIAQTGWTALAGKKFVEWAGKSVPKLLVIVTLGAGILSGFVSNTGTVATLMPLTISSAWSIGTLPSKMLMPVAFGSNTGGLLTLTGTPPNIIASNALLDAGFEGFSFFEFSLIGIPLLIVALIYFRYIGYRLLPKNKTNNKPVNIDSTLHNWIEAYKIDNGYYRLRIRLLSPLINTKIEDWLFEKNYNVTIIRVKRRHPNVLKGVPAFEEFPNPKTELFYHDIVTVKGDTEAINKLMITFRLGLLPLEPITDELKHNLINQEVGMTEIIVNPNSMLVGRKYKLGEYFKRYGIQLLAASRNNTPLQEKEITVKAGDAFIIRGTWEHIDDLKKQHENLVIIGSPEGMAKNIESLNSKSYIALGALVLMIIFMVFKIVPGSIAALISAGIVLLTGCVPISKAYKGISWTSVVMIAAMIPMGVALQKTGTAQVIANGLVNYLGSIHPVLLLGGVFLLTTTFSQVINNSATAVLMAPIAILAANSLNLSPAPFMIVVAISASTAFLTPIGTTTNAMVMTAGGYKFMNYLKVGAPLLLLFFIITLILVPIIWPF
- a CDS encoding cation transporter, giving the protein MEKTEFKISKMDCPSEENLIRMKLEGIESIKNLEFDIPNRKLFVFHTGQIDAIEKSIDELNLGSTKRSTKQTNQTDFKEEINQKKQLWIVLSINFSFFIIEMTTGLISKSMGLVADSLDMLADSFVYGISLFAVGGTLIKKKRIAKLAGYFQIILASIGFIEVLRRFLNEEVLPNFSTMIIVSIFALIANGICLYVLQKTKKKEEVHMQASMIFTSNDVIINFGVIIAGILVTWLNSNKPDLIIGTIVFVLVIQGAFRILKLSK
- the bshB1 gene encoding bacillithiol biosynthesis deacetylase BshB1 codes for the protein MKLDILAIGAHPDDVELGCGGTIAKEVSNGKKVGIIDLTRGELGTRGTAETRAIEANNAAKILGVAVRVNMGFADGFFVNDKEHQLEIIKMIRRYQPDIVLCNAFDDRHIDHGKGSKLVSDACFLSGLIKIETNDGEKTQNPWRPKQVYHYIQWKNLEPDLTVDVSGFIDKKMASVQAYKTQFYDGSSKEPETPISSKNFTDSIVYRARDLGRLVNVEHAEGFTVERHVVVDSLFDIK
- a CDS encoding glycosyl hydrolase family 8, giving the protein MVKFINVILIFAILLFVATCTNNQTPPTSQQDPSIGDQVSNYPFPNHTVYVGDYIKPNNYTQTELDNQTKTFYNEWKSEYLKNDCGNINEYYIQYSNESKTVSEAHGYGMLIMCYMAGHENNAKLYFDGMFKYYKSHPSNINHNLMDWQQITCNDVSSSADGSASDGDIDIAFSLLLAHAQWKSEGDINYLQEAKTIINAIMQDEINPNTSTVKLGDWSKSNNPSFYYGTRSSDFITSHFKSFSTATGNSNWNLTVDKCYDLVATVQNTTTGLVPDFIINTNTTAMPAGQNYLEGIYDGSYYYNACRFPWRISTDYLITGDNRAKTVITKLNTWLATSTSGNVNNISNGYNLDGTKIFTWNDVTFVGPFAVGAMTDINNQTWLNNLYENLISQNDLVDGDYYSNTIKLLSMITISGNYWAPDYSS
- a CDS encoding glycoside hydrolase family 9 protein — encoded protein: MNKSITIWHLFAMLIIVGCNKPKVSFEAILLLNHTGYNKSDFKNVVFQTKANVVPEQFQILDQSNTAVFKGLFKKGGQIDNWNTGNAFVGDFSKFNVDGEYTISTSIDGLEFKSRLFKIDNKTMIDKGLELLIEGFESQHPEVDFEKKDSKMTFFGARKDTVDVHGGWYDASGDKSKYFSHLCYSNFMPPQQTPIFVWNLMESISKYKQKENVDKNLVNRMLKETTYGADFLMRMQDELGYFYLTIFDNWSGDPERREICAYKTQDGIRSDLYKAAFREGGGIAIAALARASQLNSKGEYSRQDYLTAAIKGFNHLIKNNNAYTDDGTDNIIDDYCALIAATELFVATKESSYLDYARKRMTQLTNRLSSDENYSGWWQADDTGNRPYFHAVEAGLPLIALARFLEFETDENFRNTAINAIQKSFDFEVKITSEVNNPFGYPRQYVKAINENKKRAAFFIPHQNETGYWWQGENSRLASYASAFYMVQPYLTEQQKPLAIQLATNNINWILGLNPYDICMVDGIGFNNPDYFIENDHFNFKGGVANGITSGFTDETDIAYMPDHYKEDPAQNWRWAEQWMPHGSWFMLAITSIKE
- a CDS encoding ROK family protein; the protein is MKPIIGVLLEGKTIKVGKILDGNIIKSCTKIIDNRASKEHVISEVITAIDEVFDKEIEGIGIGVPGLVDLNQGVIYQIQKIPSWKEVHIKDILESRFQVKVYVNNDANCFAVGEKYFGVAKNYENIVGLILGSGVGTGVIFKNHLYSGTNCGAGELGYLQYKEHDFEYYCSTSYFKEKYDLDFKTLYKRAKQDDKIALAIFEQYGQDLGNLIKAILLVADPEIIVIGGAISNAFSFFKKEMFRVVKTFMYKHVLNNLKIVVSENKNIDVLGASALFYDAQNNTLKKY